A segment of the Calonectris borealis chromosome 10, bCalBor7.hap1.2, whole genome shotgun sequence genome:
CCGTACCACCGCGGGGGCCTGGTCTCGCAGGTTCGGCTGCCCCAGGTGCACTCCTATGTAAGTCCCCCCTCCGCCCTGTGGTGCtgccgctggggctggggcaccgccgtgccgtgccatgccatgccatgccccGGCCCTGGGGAAGCACTCGCCCAAGCCCTGGCGCTGTGCCGGCAGGAGCCCTTGCGCCGGGCGCTGACAGAGCCCCAGATCCAGGTGGCGAGTCCCGAGGAGCTGCCGCGCAGCCGCAGCCTGCATGCCGCCTTCCAGGCCCTGCATGCTTTCCGTGCGGAGCAGGGCCGCCTGCCCCGGCCCAGGGCGCCGGTGAGtccccagcctgcccctgcccggcctccccagcccccctagtcCCCCACCACCCTGCCCGGAGCTGCCCTCGCCCCTCTGCCCGCAGGCAGACACCGAgcgggtgctggagctggcgCAGAGCCTGGGGGCGCAGCAGGGTCCCCTGGACGAGGACGTCGTGCGAGCCTTTGCCAGTGTCAGCGCGGGGGACCTGTGCCCCGTGGCCGCCGTCGTCGGGGCCCTGGCGGCTCAGGAGGCGCTGAAGGTGAGCAGGGCGGGGGTCCCGAGCCCTGGGGTCCTGCTGGTCACGCTCCGCACGACTGTCCCGTGGCGTTTGGTGACCACGAGAGGGCACTTGCTGCCTGCTTGGGGAcgccaggctgggcagcagggctggggtggggtaCGGGGGGGACCCGGCTGGCCCCCGCGCTGACGGGGCCCTGTTCGCCCCAGGCCATCACCAGGAAGTTCCTGCCCCTGGACCAGTGGTTGTACTTCGACGCCCTGGAGTGCCTGGCGCTGGAGGGGGCCGCGCGGCTGACGGAGGAGGACTGCGCCCCGGTGAGAGCGCGTGCCGACCCCTTCCTGGGTGCTGAGGGTGCCGCGGCCGCCTGCGCTCACGCGGCTCCTCCATCCCAACAGAGGGGCTCTCGCTATGATGGCCAGATCGCCGTCTTCGGGGCCGCCTTCCAGGAGCAGCTGGGCCGCCAGAAGTACTTGGTGGTGAGCCGGGGCGGGTGCCGCCGTGCCAGGAAAGGCTGCGGAGAGGCCGGCCGGCGCGCGGGGAGCTGCAGCGGCTTCTGCCCCGGCAGGTGGGAGCCGGCGCCATCGGCTGCGAGCTGCTGAAAAACTTTGCCATgatggggctggcagcggggccggACGGGGACCTCACCGTCACCGACATGGACACCGTCGCCCTCTCCAACCTCCATCGGCAGTTCCTCTACCGCTCGGCGGATATATCGGTGAGGCGCCACGAGACAGGGGCCGAGCTCCCCCCGAAGGGCACCTTGGTGTcccgggggctccccggggcgggggagagCTGCCCAccccctctctgccctggcaGAAGCCGAAGTCGGTGGTGGCCGCGGCAGCCGTGCGGCGCATGAACCCCAGCGTCAGGGTGACGGCTCACCAGAACCAGGTGGGACCTGCCACCGAGCCACTCTACGGGGACAACTTTTTCCGGCACCTGGACGGTGTCACCAGCGCCCTGGACACACTGGAGGCCCGTGAGTgctggagaggggaaaggggcCGAGCCCCTGGAcgtgccccccagctccccagcacccctggctCCCCGCAGGCGCCTACTTGGAGCGCCGCTGCCTCCGTTACCTCACACCGCTGCTGGACTCGGGCACGGAGGGGCCACGGGGGAACGTGCTGGCCATGGTGCCCTCCCTCACCCAGCCGCTGGTGCCGGCCAGCGCCCCTGGGGACGGCACCTTCCCCCCCTGCACGCTGCGGTACTTTCCCCGCACCATCCAGCACACGCTGCAGGTAGGCTGTGCTGCGCCACCTTTGTCTTCCTTTCCCGTCCCCCCCTCCGGCCGTGGCCCAGCAGTGGGCTGTGGGCAGGATACGGCCCCAGCTGCTTCCTGCTGGCAGCCCAAGCTCCGGCCCCGGCACGGTCTCTCCCTCCCGCTGGGCTTGGGCTGGGGCTCCCAAGGGGCACGAGGCGGGGGTCCCAGTGCTTAACCCCCGTTCCCCCTCCACAGTGGGCCCGCGATGAGTTTGAGGGGCTTTTCCAGCTGCCCGCGGAGCACGTCAACCGGTTCATGGAGTGAGTGGGCTTGAGGGAGCGGCACCGGGAGAgcggctgccagccctgccggggTTGGGGAGAGGGGGACAGACAGCCGCATCCCGCCTGCGGTGTCCCACGGGATTGCTCCTGGGCCAGCAGCAGCGGTGCCTGGTTTTGCAGAGACCCGGCTTCCCCGTGGCAGCTGGAGGTCCTGCAGCAAGTGCGGGACAGCCTGTGGGAGCGGCCGCGGGACTGGCAGGACTGCGTGCGCTGGGCCCGCCGGCACTGGCAGAGCCGCTACCACGATGCCATCGCCCAGCTGCTGCACAACTTCCCCCCGGAGCACGTGAGCCTGGCACCCCCCTcaccctctcccctctgcctgccaCCCTGCCGCAGCCGGGGGGACGGTGTTCCCAGGCCTGACTCTGCTCTCCCTGTACCAGGAAACGAGCCCGGGTGTCCCCTtctgggcaggggacaggagcTGTCCCCATCCACTGACGTTCGACCCCGACAACGTGAGTGCAGGGGAGAGCCGCAGGGCCCCCCGCCGGGGACAGTGCAGGCGGGGGGAGAGCCGAGCCTGTGCCAGGGGTACGGTGGGTGCTGGACCATAGTCGTGCTCCATCTGCCACAGCCCTGTCCGGGGCTGCCAGGTCCTGGACTGggtctgtccccatcccccggttggccagggcagtgctggggacaACCGACGtgtgctctgctgctggaggaggagaggcacCTCCATCTCCGCTTTGGTGCAAAGTGGGCAGCCTGTGGCCGTGTGGGCTCGTGGACCACCCCGGCTGCCCTGGCGCTCTGCCCCCGCAGGACACCCACCTGGATTACATCCTGGCTGCTGCCCACCTCTTTGCCCAAGCGCACAAGGTGCCACCATGCAGCGACCGGGCGGCCGCCCAGACCATCCTCCGCAGCGTGGTCCTGCCGCCCTTTGCACCCCAGGAGAGGCTCCAGATCCCCCtcatggaggagcaggagggggtgCAGGTGCCTGCAGGTGAGGTTCCCCATGCCCCTGGGTCCCCCGGGACACATCCCCGGGTCCAGCCTGGTGGCAGTGGGGCTGTGgtgctgctcctccctgccccagcacccaggagGGCCCGGACCGAGGGGGGGGGGCACTGTGCCGTGCCCGCCGCAGTGCCATGGTGCAGGGGTACCACCCCAGGCGTCCCTGTGCCCCCAGACCGCGGGCGGCTGGCGGAGCTCACCCAGGTCCTGATGCAGCGGAGACAGGAGCTGGTAGGGAGTGAGCAGGCGCAAGTGCCCCTGATGGAGCCCATCCACTTCGAGAAGGTacccggggccgggcaggcggcCCTGCTCAGCTTGGGGGGGTTGGTGGTTGCTAGTCCCCACAGGACGCCAGTGTCCTCGCAGGAGGCTGATGTCCCCATGCTCTTCCCTGCAGGACAACAACATCCATGTGGACTTCATCACGGCGGCGTCCAACCTGCGTGCAGAGAACTATGGCATCCCCGCTGCCGACTGGCTGACGGTGAGGAGGGCAGCCCATGGGGTTGGGGGTCCCTGTCCCATGCGGGGCAGGCGGTGACACCCCTCCTGTCCACAGAGCAAGCGGATCGCCGGGCGGATCGTGCCCGCCATCATCACCACCACGGCGGCCGTGGCTGGGCTGGCATGCCTGGAAGTCTACAAGCTGGTGTGGGGGTGCCGGGACCGCAGCTGCTACCGCAACAGCAACCTCTGGCTGTCCGACTGCCTGCTGCTCCGCGTCCAGCCCCTGCCGCCCCCCACCTACCGGGTAGGACCCTCTCCCCCGCGGCAGGGCAAGTGGGGGACACCCACAGGTCTTGGGGTGCCCTAGGTCCCAGTGGCAGCTGCTGTGGGGCGATGCCGGGGGACCCAGGAGCGAGGAGGTGGCCATGCAGGAGGGGCAGCCCTGGCCATGGGGCTCTAGAAATGGATCCGGGTGCCGTGGTGGGCCGGGCGCACCGCCAGGCAGCGAGGAACCCGCTCCTTCCTGCGGCCACCCCCTTGGCACCGAGCCGCCACCACTGTCCCGCTCGCCCCGGCTTCGGGCCCAACCGGGATGctctggggcacccatggggctgAGGCAGCCCCCTCGCCCCACGGTGGGCCCCACGGCGAGCCCCGCAGCCGgagggcggggggccgcggcagCCGTGTACATCTGGCTTATGGAAACCAGCTGCAGCAGCCGGAGAGCAGCTGGCACCGGGCCGGGAAGGGCcgcccggggggagcggggccgggggtcccggcggtGGGGGGCCAGGCCGCAGCCgctctgctggggagggagagcgggggcgggggcaggcccAGATTGGGACCGTCTGGGCGATAGAGGCCCCTTTGTCTGGGGGTTTATGGCGTGCGAGGCAGCCCTTCCGGCGCGGCAGGAAGCGCCGATTGGAACCAGATTGGCCCGGGGGGCCCAGGGCCGGGGGcaggaagagggggagggaggcgCTTCCACCGCCTCGCGCTGGCTCCGGCACCGCTTTGGGCTTCCCGGTCGCCCCATGGCCTCCTGGCGCCCCacaggctgcccagccctgcgcCATCCTGCCCGCGGTGCCCCCAGGTTGGCACCGTCCCTGGGTggagggtgctgctggggctggccgTGCCCTCGGGTCCCCGCAGCAGCGTCCGGCACCTCCGTGTCCCACGGCGAGGACATGTCCGGCCACTTGGCCGCGGTGGGAGCGCATGTGCAACAGGCCGGCTTGGCGTGACCTGCGGTCCCACAGGGGCCCCGGGGAGCCCGCCTTGGGGGGCAGCCTCGGCCGGGGCGACGGGCTTTCTGGGGCGCTGGGACGGGCAGTGGCGTTCCCTCGGCGCTGGGCAATCGCCTGGGTCCGTGCCGCCCCGGTGAGGATGGGGTTAAGCCCTTTCCACCCCGGTGGGATAAGTgcaggcagcagaaggcaggaggggagaaggcagcagaaggcaggaggggagagcgGCCAGGTGCGAATGCCCCTTCCCGAGCGGGGCCGGAGCCAgcgctgggcaggggctggtgctgcctgcGGCGAGGGCAGATGGCAGGGCGGCCGTGCCAGACGGCGCAGGGCCGCATCCGGCGCTCGGCCCCAAGGTTGGCGCCTCGCTGGCCCCCTCGGGCCGGAGCCGGGGTCGGGGGGCCACGGGCGTGAGAAGAGGCGATTGTGCGGGGCTGGGCAGCGCTTCAATGGCCCTTTGTGCGCCGTTCctggcccggggctgggggcagcgccgGCCCCACGCCAATCCTGGCCCCTGCAGTGCCGGGGGGACGGAGATGCCCCCCACTGCCCCTGGACCATGGTAGTGCTGGGGGCGATGGCGGTGCCCCTATTGCCTCCTAAACCCAGCAGTGCCAGGGGGGACGGAGGTGCCCCTCAGTGcccctggcagtgctggggaaaCGGTTGTGCCCCCCATTGCCCCTGGACCCCCACGGTGCCTCCGTCCCTCTGCCCTCAGACTGGTCCCTTTGCCTGCCCTGCTGTACCCCAGCCCTCATGCCCCACCAGtccctgccccgtggggctgggcagccgGGGTGTGGGGTGCCAGTGCCGGCTGCTACCCCGCGCTCCCCCTTGCAGTACGGCGGGCGGGAGTGGAGCTGCTGGGACCGGCTGGAGATGCGGGCAGTCGGCGCCGACGGGCAGGAGATGACGGTGCAGGAGGTGCTGGACTGGCTGCAGGTGAGCCTGGCAtgggcagcacccagctgggtCACCCTGGGGGGTACAGGGCTGGATCCTGACACCCACCTCTTGCAGAGGACACACGGCTGGACCGTGACCATGCTCCTGCGCGGCCGCATCGTGCTGTACGACAGGGAGGAGGGCGAAGAGACGCAGACCCGGCAGCGGGCGCAGAAGTAAGTCCCTGACTCTGGGGCCCAATCCTGTCCCGGGGGGGCTGCCAGacccctctccctccatcctgAGCCACTCCAGCTGCAGCGCAGCTCCCAGCCAGCTGCTGGATAAACATCCTGCCGGCAGCACTTCCCGTGGCAGGACCCCTGCCCGGCCCCTCGCTGCCGGCCTCTGCATCCCCCCAGCCTGGCCGGGCGCCCCGGGGGGGCCCAAGGCCCCCCCGGGGCGCCCGGCCAGGCTGGGGGGACAAGCCAGCGTCCCCAAAACCCCCTTTCCCTGCTACAGGTTGTCGGAGAACTTAGAGGATGCCGGGGAGCGACGGCAGCGGGAGCTGGAACTGCACTACGTGTGCGAGGGAGAGGATGCTGAGGCCGAAGATGCCCGtccccccctcctctgctccctacCCTGAATCGGGGGCCGGCACCCCCCCCGCCCTGTGCAATAAAAGCCGCAGGATGAGCTCCCATGCATTGGCCCTCGTCGCAAaaaaccccctgcctgcccctgcccagagTTGGGGTGTAGGCAGCCCCCTCCCATAAATGCTGCTGCGCCCGTACCGTACAAAACCGGGGTTTATTTACAGCGGaggagggtgcaggcagcggcgggcagggctAAATGTAGCCGATAACGTCGTTGCAGATGATGGGCTGGCGACTGCGGCTGTTCATGAGGGCGGTGAAGCGGTGGAAGTCCGTGGCCAGCTGGGCGATGTTGCTGTGGGACTGGTGGAAGCAGGCGCCCTtgggctgcccccccagccccagcgggcAGGAGAAACGCTTGGTGGCTTCGCGGCCCCCTGGCCGGGCGCTctcagccccccggggccgggccatGTTGGCCAGCTTACGGCGTACGTTGCCCGAGAGGCTGAGCAAGAAGGCGGGGGGCTTGGCCAGCCGGCGGGAAGCCTCAGCAGGGGTTCGGCGCCGGGGTTCGGCACCCACCTCAGGCAAGTCCATCCAGTTCTCTACCAGGTCGGCGAAACAGTTGTCACCCAGCACCAGGGGCTGCC
Coding sequences within it:
- the UBA7 gene encoding ubiquitin-like modifier-activating enzyme 7 isoform X4, whose product is MASSGEEGLYSRQLYVLGGGARRLAGAAALVSGLRGTGAQVAAALVLAGTGRVVLHDRGAACTADRAHQFLLGESDVGQNRAEASQRVLAELNPRVVVAAHTGELSEAFLTSFQVVVLTESPLEEQLRIGDFCHARGICFIVADAKGLAGQLFCDFGEHFVVDDPAEGDPACAAVQHISQGNPGVVTCVGAEDSRGHLFCNGDLVTFSGVEGMTELNGQEPVPVHVLDAFRLEIGDTSSFSPYHRGGLVSQVRLPQVHSYEPLRRALTEPQIQVASPEELPRSRSLHAAFQALHAFRAEQGRLPRPRAPADTERVLELAQSLGAQQGPLDEDVVRAFASVSAGDLCPVAAVVGALAAQEALKAITRKFLPLDQWLYFDALECLALEGAARLTEEDCAPRGSRYDGQIAVFGAAFQEQLGRQKYLVVGAGAIGCELLKNFAMMGLAAGPDGDLTVTDMDTVALSNLHRQFLYRSADISKPKSVVAAAAVRRMNPSVRVTAHQNQVGPATEPLYGDNFFRHLDGVTSALDTLEARAYLERRCLRYLTPLLDSGTEGPRGNVLAMVPSLTQPLVPASAPGDGTFPPCTLRYFPRTIQHTLQWARDEFEGLFQLPAEHVNRFMEDPASPWQLEVLQQVRDSLWERPRDWQDCVRWARRHWQSRYHDAIAQLLHNFPPEHETSPGVPFWAGDRSCPHPLTFDPDNDTHLDYILAAAHLFAQAHKVPPCSDRAAAQTILRSVVLPPFAPQERLQIPLMEEQEGVQVPADRGRLAELTQVLMQRRQELVGSEQAQVPLMEPIHFEKDNNIHVDFITAASNLRAENYGIPAADWLTSKRIAGRIVPAIITTTAAVAGLACLEVYKLVWGCRDRSCYRNSNLWLSDCLLLRVQPLPPPTYRYGGREWSCWDRLEMRAVGADGQEMTVQEVLDWLQRTHGWTVTMLLRGRIVLYDREEGEETQTRQRAQKLSENLEDAGERRQRELELHYVCEGEDAEAEDARPPLLCSLP
- the UBA7 gene encoding ubiquitin-like modifier-activating enzyme 7 isoform X1 produces the protein MASSGEEGLYSRQLYVLGGGARRLAGAAALVSGLRGTGAQVAAALVLAGTGRVVLHDRGAACTADRAHQFLLGESDVGQNRAEASQRVLAELNPRVVVAAHTGELSEAFLTSFQVVVLTESPLEEQLRIGDFCHARGICFIVADAKGLAGQLFCDFGEHFVVDDPAEGDPACAAVQHISQGNPGVVTCVGAEDSRGHLFCNGDLVTFSGVEGMTELNGQEPVPVHVLDAFRLEIGDTSSFSPYHRGGLVSQVRLPQVHSYEPLRRALTEPQIQVASPEELPRSRSLHAAFQALHAFRAEQGRLPRPRAPADTERVLELAQSLGAQQGPLDEDVVRAFASVSAGDLCPVAAVVGALAAQEALKAITRKFLPLDQWLYFDALECLALEGAARLTEEDCAPRGSRYDGQIAVFGAAFQEQLGRQKYLVVGAGAIGCELLKNFAMMGLAAGPDGDLTVTDMDTVALSNLHRQFLYRSADISKPKSVVAAAAVRRMNPSVRVTAHQNQVGPATEPLYGDNFFRHLDGVTSALDTLEARAYLERRCLRYLTPLLDSGTEGPRGNVLAMVPSLTQPLVPASAPGDGTFPPCTLRYFPRTIQHTLQWARDEFEGLFQLPAEHVNRFMEDPASPWQLEVLQQVRDSLWERPRDWQDCVRWARRHWQSRYHDAIAQLLHNFPPEHETSPGVPFWAGDRSCPHPLTFDPDNDTHLDYILAAAHLFAQAHKVPPCSDRAAAQTILRSVVLPPFAPQERLQIPLMEEQEGVQVPAGVPVPPDRGRLAELTQVLMQRRQELVGSEQAQVPLMEPIHFEKDNNIHVDFITAASNLRAENYGIPAADWLTSKRIAGRIVPAIITTTAAVAGLACLEVYKLVWGCRDRSCYRNSNLWLSDCLLLRVQPLPPPTYRYGGREWSCWDRLEMRAVGADGQEMTVQEVLDWLQRTHGWTVTMLLRGRIVLYDREEGEETQTRQRAQKLSENLEDAGERRQRELELHYVCEGEDAEAEDARPPLLCSLP
- the UBA7 gene encoding ubiquitin-like modifier-activating enzyme 7 isoform X3, producing MASSGEEGLYSRQLYVLGGGARRLAGAAALVSGLRGTGAQVAAALVLAGTGRVVLHDRGAACTADRAHQFLLGESDVGQNRAEASQRVLAELNPRVVVAAHTGELSEAFLTSFQVVVLTESPLEEQLRIGDFCHARGICFIVADAKGLAGQLFCDFGEHFVVDDPAEGDPACAAVQHISQGNPGVVTCVGAEDSRGHLFCNGDLVTFSGVEGMTELNGQEPVPVHVLDAFRLEIGDTSSFSPYHRGGLVSQVRLPQVHSYEPLRRALTEPQIQVASPEELPRSRSLHAAFQALHAFRAEQGRLPRPRAPADTERVLELAQSLGAQQGPLDEDVVRAFASVSAGDLCPVAAVVGALAAQEALKAITRKFLPLDQWLYFDALECLALEGAARLTEEDCAPRGSRYDGQIAVFGAAFQEQLGRQKYLVVGAGAIGCELLKNFAMMGLAAGPDGDLTVTDMDTVALSNLHRQFLYRSADISKPKSVVAAAAVRRMNPSVRVTAHQNQVGPATEPLYGDNFFRHLDGVTSALDTLEARECWRGERGRAPGRAPQLPSTPGSPQAPTWSAAASVTSHRCWTRARRGHGGTCWPWCPPSPSRWCRPAPLGTAPSPPARCGTFPAPSSTRCRTPTWITSWLLPTSLPKRTRCHHAATGRPPRPSSAAWSCRPLHPRRGSRSPSWRSRRGCRCLQDNNIHVDFITAASNLRAENYGIPAADWLTSKRIAGRIVPAIITTTAAVAGLACLEVYKLVWGCRDRSCYRNSNLWLSDCLLLRVQPLPPPTYRYGGREWSCWDRLEMRAVGADGQEMTVQEVLDWLQRTHGWTVTMLLRGRIVLYDREEGEETQTRQRAQKLSENLEDAGERRQRELELHYVCEGEDAEAEDARPPLLCSLP
- the UBA7 gene encoding ubiquitin-like modifier-activating enzyme 7 isoform X2, with translation MASSGEEGLYSRQLYVLGGGARRLAGAAALVSGLRGTGAQVAAALVLAGTGRVVLHDRGAACTADRAHQFLLGESDVGQNRAEASQRVLAELNPRVVVAAHTGELSEAFLTSFQVVVLTESPLEEQLRIGDFCHARGICFIVADAKGLAGQLFCDFGEHFVVDDPAEGDPACAAVQHISQGNPGVVTCVGAEDSRGHLFCNGDLVTFSGVEGMTELNGQEPVPVHVLDAFRLEIGDTSSFSPYHRGGLVSQVRLPQVHSYEPLRRALTEPQIQVASPEELPRSRSLHAAFQALHAFRAEQGRLPRPRAPADTERVLELAQSLGAQQGPLDEDVVRAFASVSAGDLCPVAAVVGALAAQEALKAITRKFLPLDQWLYFDALECLALEGAARLTEEDCAPRGSRYDGQIAVFGAAFQEQLGRQKYLVVGAGAIGCELLKNFAMMGLAAGPDGDLTVTDMDTVALSNLHRQFLYRSADISKPKSVVAAAAVRRMNPSVRVTAHQNQVGPATEPLYGDNFFRHLDGVTSALDTLEARAYLERRCLRYLTPLLDSGTEGPRGNVLAMVPSLTQPLVPASAPGDGTFPPCTLRYFPRTIQHTLQDTHLDYILAAAHLFAQAHKVPPCSDRAAAQTILRSVVLPPFAPQERLQIPLMEEQEGVQVPAGVPVPPDRGRLAELTQVLMQRRQELVGSEQAQVPLMEPIHFEKDNNIHVDFITAASNLRAENYGIPAADWLTSKRIAGRIVPAIITTTAAVAGLACLEVYKLVWGCRDRSCYRNSNLWLSDCLLLRVQPLPPPTYRYGGREWSCWDRLEMRAVGADGQEMTVQEVLDWLQRTHGWTVTMLLRGRIVLYDREEGEETQTRQRAQKLSENLEDAGERRQRELELHYVCEGEDAEAEDARPPLLCSLP